The genomic stretch CGTCCTCCCCTCGAAGCGGCCAGGCGCTTCATCGGCTTGGGCTTCCGGGCCCTGGTGGTTTGCGTGGACACGAACGTCCTGCCGGCCGAGTTTGCCGGTAGGGAGTATGACGCCGCTTTTCTCGAACAGCTGCCCCCGGGCGTGGATCCCTGCGGGGAAAATGGGGAGTTCCACACCTTCGTATTCGACGGCCCCATCTTCCGCCGGCCGATTGCATTGCGCCGCGGAGGGAGGAGGCTCGAGGGGGGGCGCTTCGCCTACCGCGAACTGCTCCCCGTGCCGGAGCCGGATGAGGCGGGAGCGCCCGAGGCGGGAGCGTAAAGAATCAATCCCACAAAACAGACGATGGTCTTGCCGAAGTAGTAGGGCAGGCCGGCGCGCTTCTGCAGGGCGATGACGTTCATCCCGTAAGCCTCGACCGAGGAGGCCGCCAGGTCCGGGTAGCGGCACGGCTCCCCGTCGAGATAGGCGCACCGCCCGCAAACGCTGCAGCAGCCGGCGCCCAGAGGCAGGATCGCTTCCGCGGGATACCGGGCCCGGAGGGCGCGCACCAGCTCCCGGAAAACCGCGTCATGGGCCCGGGCCGCGGCCTCGATCCCCTTCATGTCGAAGTTGCCCTGCACCGGGTGCGTGCTCTGAAACAGCATCCCCTCGGCGAAGGCGAGCACCCTGCGTCGGAGCTCGGCGATGGGACCGACCGCCGGCGGCCCCATCCAGTTGGTGTCGTACTTCCGGCAGAAGTTTTTCTCGCACGCCTTCCGGAAATCCTCGTGAAACTCGATCGCCGGGGTCTCGAGGATTCCGGCGTGGGACGCCCCCGCACGGAGGGCGATGGCGATCAGTTCCTCCCGGTCGATCATCGATCCCCCTCCAAGGCCCCAAACCCCGCCGCGCCGGCCCGGCCCGGAGCGCACGGCGGTGCCTCTTCATTTCCGGTACACGCCGTATTCTCTCACCGCCTCCATGATGGCGCGCAGGTTTTCCAGTTTCGGGAATTCCGGGGTGGCGCCCGCCGACAGGAGATAGCCGCCCCCGGCTCCCACTTCCTCGATCAGCCTGCGGCACTCGGCCTTCACCTCCCCGGGCCGGCCGGTGACGATCAGCGACGAGGCCAGGTTCCCCTGCAGGCAGCACCTGTCCCCCAGGACCTTCTTGGCCCGGGACATGTCGGTCTTGTCGAAGAACCAGCAGACCGCCCCCTTGGGGAAATCGTTGATCGACTCCAGGCGGCTGTTGTATCCCCCTTCGGCGAACATGTGTTGCAACAGCCCTTCCTTGATGAGGGCGTCCATGACCTTCTTCAGGGAGGGCCAGTAGAAGGTGTCGAACTGCTTCTGGGACATCCATCCGTCCGCCCCCTTGTGCAGCGGGTAGGTCACCATGAAGATGTTGTCGATGTTGGGTGAGCGGAGCACCGACCGGATGGTGAAGTCGGCGACGACGTCGAGGGCGGCGAGCAGCCGTTCGGGCCGCCGGTACATGTCCTTCAGGATCGGCTGGGTGCCGCGCAGGGTGTCCCCCAGGGTGTCGAAGGGGGCCTTGCAGAAGGCGCCGAAGCCGACGGGGTACCCGCAGGCGGCGCCCGAAGGCCCGGCCGCCGCCATCGCCTCCATGAATCTCCCGTATTCCTTGCCGATATCCATCAGCGTCTGCAGCATCGACTGCATCCCGGAACTCGCCAGCGGCATGAACTGCACCAGGTTCACGACCTCCACGAGATCGGTCACGGGGGGGAGCGATCGCAGCGGGGCGAGCGCCCCGCACACGCGGGGGAGGTAGGTCCGGAGCCAGAAATCGGAGGGGTCCCGCATGAGGGCCTCGTATTCGTCCTCCTTCATGTATTCCGCTTCCATGAATTGCACCGAGGGGACGTCCATGCCGAGCCGGTGCCCCGGCCAGGAGTAGAGCTTGTAGTCGAGCAGGTCCATGACGCGCCCCGGGGTGATCCAGGGGCTGGCGAAATGCTCCAGCTCCTCCGCGAAGTCCTCGTTGAATTTCCGGCACGCGCGGACGGCCTGGTCGTAATCGTACATCGCGGTGCGGAGCGTGATCCCGTAATGCTGGAAGGGGAAATTGCCGACGGGCAACTGGACCGGCACCCGGTCCGGCTCCCGCAGGGAATAGACATCCACCAGCCGGCGGGCCCGGGTCCGGTAATTCCGCGCGGCCTGGTCGCTGACGAACTCCAGCCCCGGCGGGCTGAGGAAATGGTCCATGCGCCGCTGCCGCTTCTCCTCGGGCCGAAGCCCGGCCCAGTCCGCCGTCACGACCCCCGCCCGGTTCGCCAGGCTGTCGCCGCCCAACATCGTACCCATAATCCCCCCCTCCAGTCCGCAGCCCGATCCCCCGCCGCGCGTGGCGCGCCGCCGTCCCCTGCGGGGCCCGTCGCCCCGCCCCGCCTTTCGTCGAGCCTATCACAACCGGGTCGCCTCTGTCACCGGAAGGGCGGTGCCGGAAAAGGGGGCGGGGGGGCAGAAAAATCGGGGCTCCTGGGAAGGGGGAATATCTGTTAGAATCCGCACTCCGGTAATGATGATGCGCAAACCTCACAATTACGACGAAGACAAGATCAAGACCCTCTCCTCGCTCGAACACATCCGCAAGCGCTCGGGGATGTATATCGGCCGGATCGGGGATGGGTCGGACTACGACGACGGGATCTACGTCCTGCTCAAGGAGGTGGTCGACAACGCCGTCGACGAGTTCATCATGGGTTACGGCGACCGGGTATCGATCACCCTCGACGGGACCCGGGTGGAGGTGCGGGACTACGGCCGCGGCATCCCCCTGGGCAAGGTGGTCGAATGCGTCTCGCGCATCAACACGGGAGCCAAGTACAGCGACGAGGTCTTCCAGTTCAGCGTGGGGCTCAACGGCATCGGGACCAAGGCCGTCAATGCCCTGTCGTGCCGTTTCGAGGTCCGCAGCCACCGCGGCGGGGAGTTCGCCGGCGCCGTCTTCGAGCGGGGCCGGATCCTGGAGGAACCGAAGGGGAGGATGCCGGAGGAGCCCGACGGCACCCTGGTCCGCTTCGAGCCCGACCCGGAGATTTTCGGCGCCGTCGCCTTCGCCCCGGAGCATGTCGAGCGCCGGCTGAAACTCTATTCCTTCCTGAACACGGGACTGCGCATCGAATACAACGGCCGCCTGTTTCTCTCCCGCAACGGCCTGCCCGACCTGCTGCGGGAGGAGGCGGGGGACGAGATGATCTATCCCCCGCTCCACTTCAAATCGAAAATGCTCGAGTTCTCGCTCAGCCACACCCAGCGCTTCGAGGAGACCTTCCTCTCCTTCGTCAACGGCCAGTATACGGCCGACGGCGGCTCGCATCTCAGCGCTTTCCGGGAAGGCCTGGTCAAGGGGTTCAACGAGTTCTCCAAAGGGAAGTTCGACGGGGACGACGTGCGCGAGGGGATGGCGGGCGCCGTCGCGGTGCGGCTGCAGGAGCCGGTCTTCGAATCGCAGACCAAGAACAAGCTCGGCAACACCGAGATGCGGGCCGAATGGGTCTCCCGCGTGCGCGAGGCCGTGGTCGATCTGCTGCACCGCAACCCGAAGGCGGCCGAGGCCGCCCTGGTCAAGATCCAGGAGACCGTGAAGCTGCGCAAAGAGCTGCAGTCGATGAAAAAGATGGCCCGGGAGCGCGCGCGCGCCACCTCCATCCGGGTGCCGCAGCTGAAGGACTGCCGCGTCCACTTCCACCGCCGCACCGGGGCGGGAAGCGAGTCGATGCTCTTCATCACCGAGGGGCAGTCGGCCGCCGGCTCCATCACGAGCTGCCGCGACGTCAACACCCAGGCGGTCTTCACCATGCGGGGCAAACCGCTCAATGTCTGCGACCTCGGGCGCGACGTCATGTACAAGAACGAGGAGCTCTACAACCTGATGCGCAGCCTGGATGTCGAGGAATCGCTGGAGCGGCTGCGCTACCGGAAAATCATCCTCGCCACCGACGCCGACGTGGACGGGCTGCACATCCGCAACCTCCTCCTGACCTTTTTCCTGCGTTTCTTCGAGCCCCTGGTCCACGACGGGTTCGTCCACATCCTGGAGACCCCGCTGTTCCGCGTGCGCAACGGGAAGCGCACGGTCTACTGCTACTCGGAAGGGGAGCGGGACACGGCGGTCGGGGAGATGCGCGCGGCGGAGGTCACCCGTTTCAAGGGGCTGGGCGAGATCTCCCCCTCGGAATTCAAGCACTTCATCGGCCCGGACATGCGCCTGACCCCGGTCCGGCTCGACAACCGGCACAGCGTCCCGGCCATCCTCGGTTTCTACATGGGCCGGAACACCCCGGAGCGGCGCCAGTACATCATGAACCACCTTGTCGTGGAAGCCGAGTCATGACCGACGGACCCAGGATCCTCCCCCTCTTCGGGGACTTCGAACCCCCGGCGGCCGAGGCGGCCGGCCAGGCCCCCGGCCCGCGCGCGGGCCTCGGGGCCACGGGGGACGGCCCGCTGAAGCGCCTGGTGGACGACAACTTCCTGCAGTACGCGGCCTACGTCATCCGCGACCGCGCCATCCCCGACCTCGACGACGGGCTCAAGCCGGTGCAGCGCCGCATCCTCTTCTCGCTCCACGAAAACGACGACGGCAAATTCATCAAGGTCGCCAACATCGTCGGCTACTGCATGCAGTTCCACCCCCACGGCGACGCCTCCATCGGCGACGCCCTGGTCACCCTCGCCAACCGGCAGTACCTGATCGAGCGCCAGGGGAATTTCGGCAACCTCGTCACCGGGGACCCCGCGGCCGCCCCCCGCTACATCGAATGCCGGCTGACGGAGCTGGCCCGGACGCAGATCTTCAACAACGACCTGACCGATTTCGTCCCGAGCTACGACGGCCGCAAAAAAGAGCCGGTGTCGCTCCCGGCCAAGATCCCCCTCCTTTTGATGCTCGGGGCGGAAGGGATCGCCGTCGGGATCTCCACCCGCATCCTGCCGCACAACTTCGCCGAACTCCTCGGGGCCGAGATCGCGGTCCTGGAGAAGAAGCCGTTCACCCTGCTCCCCGACTTCCCGCAGGGGGGGCTGATGGACGCCCGCGCGTACGACGCGGGACGGGGATACGTGCTCGTGCGGGCGCGCCTGGAGAAAAAAGACGAACATACCCTGACGATCCGCGAAATCCCGGCGGGGACGACGACCGACACCCTGATCGCCTCCATCGAGGACGCCTCGCGCAAGGGAAAGGTCAAGATCCGGAGCATCCACGATTTCACGGCCGAAAACCCGGAGATCGAAATCCATCTCCCCCCCGACGAGGACCCCGACCGCGCGATGGAGGCCCTGTACGCCTTCACCCAGTGCCAGGTGCAGATTTCGAGCCGCATCGTGGTGATCCGGGAGCAGAAACCGGTCGAGATGGACGTCGATGAGATCGTGCGGCACACGACGTCCCGCCTGGTGGCCATCCTCCGGAAGGAACTGCAGCGCCGGCGCCGGCGCCTCGTCGAGGAGATGCACCGCCACACCCTCGTCCGCATCTTCGTGGAGAACCGGCTCTACAAGGGGCTGGAAGCCTGCGCCTCCCCCGGCGAGGCCGAACAGGCGGTCCGCGAGGCTCTCGCCCCATTCCGCGCCGAAATGCAGCGCGACCTCACCCACGACGACGTCGAAGCGCTGCTCGGGATTCCCATCCGGCGCATCTCGCACTTCGACGTGGAGAAGAACCGGAAGGAGATCGAAAAGCTGCGGGAAGAGCTGGGGGGGGTGGAGACGGACCTGTCAGGGCTCGTGCCCTACGCCATCCGCTACCTGCGTTCCCTGCTGCGCAAATACGCGGCCGACTACCCGCGCCGCACCGAGATCGCGGCCTTCGGAACCATCTCCGAACGCGAACTGACCGCCGACGCGCTCGAGATCCGTTACGACCGCGCCAAGGGGTACCTCGGGCACAAGGTCCAGGGGGAGGGCATGATCACCTGCTCCCCGCTCGACCGGCTTCTGCTGGTGTGGAAGGACGGCCGCTGCAGGATCGTGGCCCCGCCCGACAAACTCTTCGTGGACACCACCCTCATCCACTGCGCCGTGGTCGACCGGGAGCGGGTGCTGACGGCCGTTTACGAACACGACTTCTTCGTCTACTGCAAGAAATTCCAGGTCGGGCGCATGTCGACCAACCGCGAAGCCCGCTTCGCCCCCAAGGGGGCGGCCGTCCGTTTCTTCTCCGCCGACGACCCCGCGGAGCTCTACGTGCGCTACACGGCCGACGAACGGGTCAAGATCCGCCAGCAGCGCTTCTCCCTGGCCAAGCACCCGGCCCGCGGCCGCGACGCGCGCGGCCTCGTCATGACGGCGAACGCCATCGAGTACATCGGCCCTGAAAAAGCGCCGGACTGGGACGACGCGCTGACCGGCCCCCCGGGAAAATTCCTCGACCACTGACCGCCGCCGAAAGATTCCGGGAAATAAAGCCCCTCCTCCCGAAACAATACCGGGGAGAAACAACCGAACCGAGGAGAAAACGCCGTGGCCGGACCGCTATCCTCCCCCCCCTGCTCCGCCCTGCCGGCGGCGGGCGTCCATCAGCGACACGCGCCCCCTGCGGTCCCCCTGTCCCCGGGGATCCGGCACCAGGCGGTGGTCCTGCGCCTGGCCTCGGCCCTCCTCCGGCACGCGGACGCCTCCGGGCAGGGCCAGGTGCTGCAGGCCCCCTGCTGCGCCCTCCTCGACCGGCACACGGCCCTGCGGCCCGATATCCTTTTCGTCCGCCACAGCCGCCGCGGCATCATAGGGAAAAGAAGTCTCCACGGGGTCCCGGACCTGGCGGTCGAGGTCTTTCCCCGGATGCCCCCGGCAACGGCCCCGGGAAGGCTGAGAGGGGAGTGTTACCGCCATGGCGTACCGGAGTTCTGGGCCGTCGACACCCGGACCCGGATCGTCGCCACGCTGGTATGGAGCGAGTTGGGCTACGTCCGCACCGGGCGCTTTCTGGGATCCGACCTGCTGGTCTCCCCCCTGCTCCCCGATTTCGGGCTCGAGGTTTCGCGCCTGTTCGCCCCGGCCTAGCCCGCCGTCAGACCGGCCAGGTACCCGGCGGCCTCCGGCGCCCCCTCCGCCGGCGCCCAGGGGGCGAAACTCTTGTCGTCGAGCGGGGCGTAGGGCCCGGGCTTGATCTCGTACAGTACCGTCCCCGGTGCCAGCGCCGCCACCGAATGCCAGACGCGGGCGGGGATCTCCACGCCGAACACCCCGGCGCCGCCGTCCAGGACCGCCCGCTCGCCGGGATTTCCGGCGTCGTCGAACGTCACCACCAGCGCACGGCCCGAGAGCAGGATGAAGGCCTCCCATTTGTCCGGCGCCTCGTGTTTGTGCGGCCGGACGTAGGTCCCCGGCTCCAGCGCGTTCAGCATGCGGTGGGTCGGGTCCGCGTAGTCCTGGTGGAAATTGTGGTTTTGGCGCAACCGCGCCGAGGCCCGTGCCCGGGCCGAGAGGTTGGAAACAAGCTTCCGGTCGATGAGGATCATGACCGCTCCCGCACCGGCTACCTGCTCACCTTGATCACGGGATCCTTCGGGAGGTTCAGCCCCGCGGCCACCTCCACGGCCTTGAGGATCCCCACCGGGACGGGACAGGCCGTGTGGAAACAATGCTTGTGGCCCATCTCCAGGATCCTCGGCAACCCCTGCCTGAAGCTGATCTCCCGGTAGGGGTCCACTTCGCCGAGCTCGGCCGCGATCGCCTGGATGGCCTTGCAGCTGCTCTCGATCTCGAGCCTGCACACCTTCCCCTCCATCGTCGCCGTCACCTTCGTCGTCATCCCGCACGCGCCGGACATGATTTCTGACTGCGCCATGACTCCTCCCTCCCGTTGCCGCGTCAACAAAACATCGTTGGGACACTCCCTCGCGTGGCATTATAGATGCAAAACCGGCGTCCGGCACCAACGATTGCGGCGCCGGAAAGGGAGGACGGGGGATGAACATCGGGTGGATCGGGACGGGGGTCATGGGGCAATCGATGGCGGGGCACCTCGAGCGGGGGGGGCACCGGCTCCAGGTGCATAACCGCACGCGGGCCAAGGCCGAACCGCTCGTCGAGCGCGGCGCCCGCTGGTGCGACTCCCCGGCCGCCGTGGCGGAGGGGAGCGAAGTCGTGTTTACCATGGTGGGCTTCCCCGCCGACGTGGAAGAGGTCTATTTCGGGCCGCGGGGTCTGTTTGCCGCCCCCGGCAGGCTCCCGGTCCTGGTGGACATGACGACGACCGAACCCGCCCTGGCGCGCCGCATCGCCGCGGCGGCCGCCCGGAGAGGGGGCGCGAGCCTCGACGCCCCGGTCTCGGGGGGCGATGTCGGCGCGCGCTCGGCCACCCTGGCCATCATGGCCGGCGGCGACCGCGGCGCCTACGACACCGTCCTCCCCCTTTTCGGGCTGATGGGAAAGACCGTCGCCTACCTCGGCCCGGCCGGGTCCGGACAGCACGCCAAGATGTGCAACCAGATCCTGGTTTCCGGCCTGATGATCAGCATGTGCGAGGCCCTGCTGTACGCCTCCCGGGCGGGGCTCGACCGCCA from Acidobacteriota bacterium encodes the following:
- a CDS encoding DUF2284 domain-containing protein; the protein is MIDREELIAIALRAGASHAGILETPAIEFHEDFRKACEKNFCRKYDTNWMGPPAVGPIAELRRRVLAFAEGMLFQSTHPVQGNFDMKGIEAAARAHDAVFRELVRALRARYPAEAILPLGAGCCSVCGRCAYLDGEPCRYPDLAASSVEAYGMNVIALQKRAGLPYYFGKTIVCFVGLILYAPASGAPASSGSGTGSSSR
- a CDS encoding Uma2 family endonuclease, which produces MAGPLSSPPCSALPAAGVHQRHAPPAVPLSPGIRHQAVVLRLASALLRHADASGQGQVLQAPCCALLDRHTALRPDILFVRHSRRGIIGKRSLHGVPDLAVEVFPRMPPATAPGRLRGECYRHGVPEFWAVDTRTRIVATLVWSELGYVRTGRFLGSDLLVSPLLPDFGLEVSRLFAPA
- a CDS encoding NAD(P)-dependent oxidoreductase produces the protein MNIGWIGTGVMGQSMAGHLERGGHRLQVHNRTRAKAEPLVERGARWCDSPAAVAEGSEVVFTMVGFPADVEEVYFGPRGLFAAPGRLPVLVDMTTTEPALARRIAAAAARRGGASLDAPVSGGDVGARSATLAIMAGGDRGAYDTVLPLFGLMGKTVAYLGPAGSGQHAKMCNQILVSGLMISMCEALLYASRAGLDRQAVIDIVSRGAAGSWTLTNLGPRILRRDYDPGFFVEHFIKDMGIALKEAAAMNLALPGLALVHQLYLAVQAQGHGRLGTQALMLALERLNGKGE
- a CDS encoding DNA topoisomerase IV subunit A, with the translated sequence MTDGPRILPLFGDFEPPAAEAAGQAPGPRAGLGATGDGPLKRLVDDNFLQYAAYVIRDRAIPDLDDGLKPVQRRILFSLHENDDGKFIKVANIVGYCMQFHPHGDASIGDALVTLANRQYLIERQGNFGNLVTGDPAAAPRYIECRLTELARTQIFNNDLTDFVPSYDGRKKEPVSLPAKIPLLLMLGAEGIAVGISTRILPHNFAELLGAEIAVLEKKPFTLLPDFPQGGLMDARAYDAGRGYVLVRARLEKKDEHTLTIREIPAGTTTDTLIASIEDASRKGKVKIRSIHDFTAENPEIEIHLPPDEDPDRAMEALYAFTQCQVQISSRIVVIREQKPVEMDVDEIVRHTTSRLVAILRKELQRRRRRLVEEMHRHTLVRIFVENRLYKGLEACASPGEAEQAVREALAPFRAEMQRDLTHDDVEALLGIPIRRISHFDVEKNRKEIEKLREELGGVETDLSGLVPYAIRYLRSLLRKYAADYPRRTEIAAFGTISERELTADALEIRYDRAKGYLGHKVQGEGMITCSPLDRLLLVWKDGRCRIVAPPDKLFVDTTLIHCAVVDRERVLTAVYEHDFFVYCKKFQVGRMSTNREARFAPKGAAVRFFSADDPAELYVRYTADERVKIRQQRFSLAKHPARGRDARGLVMTANAIEYIGPEKAPDWDDALTGPPGKFLDH
- a CDS encoding WbuC family cupin fold metalloprotein gives rise to the protein MILIDRKLVSNLSARARASARLRQNHNFHQDYADPTHRMLNALEPGTYVRPHKHEAPDKWEAFILLSGRALVVTFDDAGNPGERAVLDGGAGVFGVEIPARVWHSVAALAPGTVLYEIKPGPYAPLDDKSFAPWAPAEGAPEAAGYLAGLTAG
- a CDS encoding type IIA DNA topoisomerase subunit B is translated as MMRKPHNYDEDKIKTLSSLEHIRKRSGMYIGRIGDGSDYDDGIYVLLKEVVDNAVDEFIMGYGDRVSITLDGTRVEVRDYGRGIPLGKVVECVSRINTGAKYSDEVFQFSVGLNGIGTKAVNALSCRFEVRSHRGGEFAGAVFERGRILEEPKGRMPEEPDGTLVRFEPDPEIFGAVAFAPEHVERRLKLYSFLNTGLRIEYNGRLFLSRNGLPDLLREEAGDEMIYPPLHFKSKMLEFSLSHTQRFEETFLSFVNGQYTADGGSHLSAFREGLVKGFNEFSKGKFDGDDVREGMAGAVAVRLQEPVFESQTKNKLGNTEMRAEWVSRVREAVVDLLHRNPKAAEAALVKIQETVKLRKELQSMKKMARERARATSIRVPQLKDCRVHFHRRTGAGSESMLFITEGQSAAGSITSCRDVNTQAVFTMRGKPLNVCDLGRDVMYKNEELYNLMRSLDVEESLERLRYRKIILATDADVDGLHIRNLLLTFFLRFFEPLVHDGFVHILETPLFRVRNGKRTVYCYSEGERDTAVGEMRAAEVTRFKGLGEISPSEFKHFIGPDMRLTPVRLDNRHSVPAILGFYMGRNTPERRQYIMNHLVVEAES